GCGGCGCCGCGCGCGCGCGGCGCTGGACACGCCAGATGGCGATTGACTTTCGACCGACTCTTGCTTATCCGCGCCTCCAACAGTGGCCGCCCACGCTTGGCGGCCCTTTTCTGTTGCAGCATTTGACGAGATCTAGGGAAAACCGCGATGAAGCGCACTTATCAACCGAGCCGCCTCGTGCGCAAGCGCCGTCACGGCTTCCGCGCCCGCAAGGCCACCGTCGGTGGCCGCAAGGTCCTGGCCGCCCGCCGCGCCCGTGGCCGCGCGAAGCTGTCGGCCTGATCGCCCACGCTTCGCCGCCAGCGCGTCTGGTGCGAACGCTTTCAAAACGTAGCGAATTTCTGGCCGCGAATCGCGGCCTTCGCTTTCCCATGCCCGGCTTCGTCCTGCTCGTCCGTCCGCGCGGCGACGATGAGGATGCGCTGGGCATCGGCTATACGGTCAGCAAGAAAGTCGGCAACGCGGTCACGCGCAACCGGATGAAACGCCGCTTTCGCGAACTCGCGCGCGCGGCGCTGCCGCAGGCCGGAATCGCCGGCGCCGACCATGTGCTGATCGGCCGCCCCGGCGCCAACGACATGGAATTTGCCGAGCTGGGCGAGCATCTCGATTCGGCGCTGAAGCGCGCGGCGAAGAAGCTCGCGGCGAAGGCGTCGTGATTACGCCCACTGCCTCCTATCGTCACCCCGGACTTGATCCGGGGTCCATTGCCACCGGCGCCGCATGGACCCCGGATCAAGTCCGGGGTGACGAAGTGGGGCCAATCGCGAATAAACTTCCACCGTTTTCCGGGCTTCCTGCATGATCGCCCGCCTGTTGATCCTGATCGCGCGCGGTTGGCAGCTTGGTCCGTCGCGCATCCTTCCCCCCACCTGCCGCTATGCGCCGTCGTGCAGCGAATATGCGATTATCGCGCTGCGCCGCCATGGTGCGATCAAGGGTGGCTGGCTGGCGACAAAGCGGCTATTGCGCTGCCATCCTTGGGGGGGCCACGGCTATGACCCGGTGCCATAGGCCTTCGGCGCCGGCATCATCCCCGATTTTTTTGAGACGAAGAGAGACCGAAGAGCGTGGACGACAAGCGTAACCTGATCGCGGCAATCCTGTTGTCGGTGGCCATCCTGCTGGGCTGGAATTTCGTCTCCGAGAAATTCTTCCCGACCCCCGACAAGCCCGATGTGACGACGACCGTCGCCGGCACCAACGGCGCCGCGCCGGCCGCGACGCCGGGCCAGCCGGCGGCCTTGCCCGCCCCCGGCGTGCCCGCGCCCACCACGGCGCAGGCGATCCGCCCGATCGAGGCCGTGCTGGCCGAGGGCAACCGCATCCCGATCGACACCCCCGCGATCAAGGGGTCGATCAACCTCGTCGGCGCGCGCATCGACGACATCACGCTCAGCAAATATCGCCAGTCGATCAAGAAGGATTCGCCCCCCGTGCGCCTGTTCGCGCCCGGCGGCACCAAGGCGGCCTATTTCGCGAGCATCGGCTGGTCGGCGCAGGGCATCGTCGTTCCGGGTCCGACCACGGTCTGGACCGCGACGGGCACCAAATTGACCCCGACGACGCCGGTAACGCTGAACTGGACCAACGGCGCGGGCCAGAATTTCCGCATCGAATACAGCATCGACGACGATTATCTGATCACCGCGAAGCAGACGATCGCCAACACCGGCGCCGCCCCCGTCGCGGTGCGCAGCGGCACCTATATCGACCGCACCGGCAAGCCGACCGACCCGCACGAGCAGGACAGCTGGACGATCCACGTCGGCCCGACCGGCTATCTCGACGGCAAGTCGAACTTCACCAATTATGACGAGCTGGAAGAGGCGACCGGCGACACGCTGTCCTACACCTCGGCCGGATGGCTTGGCTTTACCGACAAATATTGGCTCGCCGCGGTGATCCCCGCGAAGGGCGAAAAAGTCTCCGCCGCGTTCAATTCGCTGCCGGGCGGAGCCTATCGCGCCGCCTTTGCCCGCGACCTCGTCGAAGTCGCGCCGGGTCGGCAGGTGACGACCACCAGCCGCGTCTTCGCCGGCGCCAAGGAAGTCAGCACGCTGTCGCGCTATCAGGACGATCAGGGCATCACGCGCCTGTCGAACGCGATCGACTGGGGCTGGTTCGAATTTTTCGAGGTCCCGATCTTCAAGCTGCTCGACTGGCTGTTCCGCATGGTCGGAAATTTCGGCGTCGCGATCATGGCGCTGACGCTGATCATCCGCCTGCTGATGTTCCCGATCGCGCAGCGCCAGTTCGGATCGATGGCGCAGATGCGCCTCGTCCAGCCCAAGATGAAGGCGCTGCAGGACCGCTATAAGGACGACAAGCCCAAGATGCAGCAGGAGCTGATGAAGCTCTATAAGGACGAGAAGATCAATCCGCTGGCGGGCTGCCTGCCGATCGTGATCCAGATTCCGATCTTCTATGCCTTGTACAAGGTGCTGATGCTGACGATCGAAATGCGGCACCAGCCGTTCATCCTGTGGATCAAGGATCTGTCGGCGCCCGATCCGCTGCATATCCTGAACCTGTTCGGCCTGTTGCCCTTTACCCCGCCGTCGATCCTGTCGATCGGCATCCTCGCGGTAATCCTGGGTATCACGATGTTCCTGCAGTTCCGTTTGAACCCGCAGGCGACCGACCCCGTGCAGCAGCAGGTGTTCAAGATCATGCCGTGGCTGTTCATGTTCATCATGGCGCCGTTCGCGGCGGGCCTGCTGCTCTACTGGATCACCAACAATATCCTGTCGATCGCGCAGCAGCAGTGGATGTACCGCAAGTTCCCGCAGCTGAAGGCGGCACCGGCCAAGTGAGCGAAGTCGATCTTGATCCCGGCGCCGACCCCGAACGGGCCGAGCGCGCGCGCAAGCTGTTTTCGGGGCCGATCGCCTTCCTGAAATCGGCGCCCGCGCTTCAGCACCTGCCGGCGCCGAGCGTGCCCGAGATCGCGTTCGCGGGGCGCTCGAACGTCGGCAAGTCGTCGCTGCTCAACGCGCTGACGAACCGCAACGGGCTCGCGCGCACGTCGGTGACGCCGGGGCGGACGCAGGAGCTCAACTATTTCGACGTCGGCGAACCGCTGGCGTTCCGGCTCGTCGACATGCCGGGCTATGGCTTTGCCAAGGCGCCGAAGGATGTCGTCAAGAAATGGCGCTTCCTGATCAACGATTATCTGCGCGGGCGCGCGGTGCTGAAACGCACATTGGTGCTGATCGACAGCCGCCACGGGATCAAGGATGTCGACCGCGACGTGCTCGAGATGCTCGACACGGCGGCGGTCAGCTATCGCCTCGTGCTCACCAAGGCCGACAAGATCAAGGCGACCGAACTCGAAGCCGTGCAGGCCGCGACCGAGGCCGAGGCGCGCAAGCATCCCGCCGCGCATCCGCAGGTGATCGCGACGAGCAGCGAAAAGGGCATGGGGATTGCCGAGCTGCGCACCGCGGTGCTGGAGGCGGTGGAGGTTTGAGGCTCACTTTCTCCCCTCCCGCTTGCGGGAGGGGTCGGGGGAGGGCATGTCATGGGGACCTCGGGCCGGAACAGGCCCTCCCCTAGCCCCTCCCGCAAGCGGGAGGGGAATATGGAGACTCCATGAAACTCTTCATCGGCAACAAGGCCTATTCGAGCTGGAGCCTGCGCGGCTGGCTGGCGGTCAAGCATAGCGGGCTGCCCTTCGAGGAGGTCACCGTCCCGCTTTACGACGAGGACTGGTCGAACCGCCGCGAGGGCGACGAGTTCGCGCCGTCGGGCGGCAAGGTGCCGATCTTGTGGGACGGCGACGATATCGTCGTGTGGGACAGCCTCGCGATCATCGACTATCTCAACGAAAAGACCGGCGGCACCAAGCATTTCTGGCCCGACGACATGGCCGCGCGCGCAATGGCGCGGTCGATGGCGGCCGAAATGCACAGCTCGTTCGCCGCGCTGCGCCGCAACCACAGCATGAACATCCGCCGCATCTATCCGGCCGCCGAGCTGCTGCCCGAAGTCCAGGCCGATGTCGTGCGTATCTTCCAGATCTGGGCCGAGGCGCGCGCGCGGTTCGGCGGCGAAGGCGATTTCCTCTTTGGCGACTGGTCGGCGGCCGACATCATGTTCGCGCCGGTCGTCACGCGCTTCGTCACTTACTCGATCCCGCTGCCGCGCTTTGCCGCCGCCTATGCGCAGGCCGTCATCAGCCATCCGTGCATGCAGGAATGGATCGGCGGCGCGCAGGCCGAGGACTGGGTCATCGAGCAGTTCGAGGGGCCGGTCGAGGGGTAGCAGCGGTCTGGGGCTCCTCCCCCAGCAGCCGCGGCATCATCCTGCGTCGATTGGCCTCGCCCAATCGCCGTGCTGGGCCATCCACAGGCTGACGGCGGCGATCGCGGCGGTTTCGGCGCGCAGGATGCGCGGGCCGAGCGCGATACGGCGCACCGCGGCGTGGGCGAGCAGCAGGTCGCGCTCGCGGCCGGTGAAGCCGCCTTCGGGGCCGGTGAGGATCGCGGCGGGGGCCGGCGCCGCGACATCGGCGAGCGGGCGCCCCCCGGCTTCGTCGGCGAAGAGCAGCGCGCGCTCCGCGGGCCAGTCACGCAGCAGCTGCGGCAGCTTGACCGGCGGCGCCAGTTCGGGGAGCGCGGTGCGGCCGCATTGCTCGCACGCCTCGATGATCTGCGCTTCGATCCGCTCGCTCTTGACGCGCTCGACGATCGTGCGTTCGGTGATCACCGGCTGCAGCCGCGCCACCCCCAGCTCGGTCGCCTTTTCGATGATCCAGTCGAGCCGCGCCTTCTTCACCGGAGCGAAGCAGAGCCAGAGGTCGGGCACGCGTTCGATCGCGCGCGTCTGCCGCTCGATACGCAGCGTGGCCGAACGCTTCGCGGCGTCGGCCACGGTGGCCAGCCATTCGCCCGTCCGGTTGTCGAACAGCAGGACCGGATCGCGCGCCTTCAGCCGCATGACGCCGAGCAGATAATGCGCCGCCGGCCCGTCGATCACGGGCGCGGCGTCGGGGCCGAGCGGCAGGTCGATGAACAGGCGGGGCGTGCTGGCGGGCGGCCAGGCGGGAGTCGCGGGCATGGAGCGCGCGATAACAGAAGGCGGCCTGTTGTGCATCTTTTGCCGCCAAACGCCCCTCCCTGTCCCGATCCGGGTCAAAAGCGCCGATCCGCGCCCCTCGGCGCCGCGCCGATTAGCGTTTTGGTAAGCAGTCCTCCCCTAGGTGCGAGATTACCAGCGGCACATCGGTTGGGGAGTGCTGCGGGCCGAAGAGGGGTTAGACCATGCGAGGGACCTGGATCGGCCGGCTGCGCGCCGGCACCAAATCGCTCATTAGCGACCAGCGCGGCAACGCCTTCATGCTGACCGCCGCGGCGATCGTGCCGGTGATCGGCATCGTCGGGTCGGCGGTCGACATCGGCCGCGCCTATATGACGCAGCTGCGCCTGCAGCAGGCATGCGACGCGGGCGTGCTCGCCGGGCGGCGCGCGATGGGCGGCGCCAGCTATTCCGAAGCGGCGCAGTCCGAAGCGAACAAGATGTTCAACTTCAACTTTCCCGAAGCCAAATATGGCGCGTCGGGCATTCTCTTCTCCTCGCAGGCCCTGAACGCCTCGGACGTCGCCGGACAGGCCTCGGCGGTTTTGCCCACCGAACTCATGTTCATGTTCGGCAAGGACCAGTTCCGCCTGTCGGCGAATTGCACCGCGAAGCTCGAAATCTCGAACGTCGATGTGATGATGGTGCTCGACGTCACGGGATCGATGGCGCAGACCAATTCGGGCGATTCGGTCGATCGCATCACCGCGCTCAAAGACGCGACGATGGATTTTTTCGACACGCTGACGACCGCCGATATCGGCGACGGACGGCTGCGCTTTGGCGTCGTGCCGTACAGCTCGACCGCGAATGTCGGCGCGATCCTTTCCGCCGAAAATCCGGCGTGGCTTGCCAATAACGTGACCCTGCCGTCGCGGACGCCGATATTCCGCGAAGTCTATACCGAAACGGGGACCGAGACGAGCGACGAATATACCGACAGCGCTACGACCTACGATTCAAGCTGGACCAACGACGGCACGGTATCGGCAAGCAGCAGTTCGGCATGTGAATCGCGGACCCCGCCGGCAAATACCACGCCGTCGCCGAGCGGATCGCCGGATTACAACCAGACGGGCCAATATGTCGACGGTGACACGCGCGTCACGACCTATGATAAAGAACAGACATATACGTTCCGTACCTATCGATACTCGTGGCGGAGCAGCAACAGCACCTGCCGCAAGCAATATCGCAAGGGCTATTTTACGCGCACCTACGAGACGACGGTGACCGAGACGAAAACCGACGTTTTCGACAATCGATATACCTATGAGGATCGCGATTTCGACGTCAGTCTGGCCAAGACCGGCGCGGCTATCGTCACCGATACGGGCGATTCGGGAACCAGCGTCAGCTATACTTGGGGCGGCTGCCTCATCGAACGCGCCACGGCTGAATTCGATTCCGATGAGACCGCGCCATCGGACGCGCTCGACATGGATATCGACCTGGTACCCGACGCCGATGTCGATACCCAGTGGCGACTTTTGATCCCCGAAATCGCATTTGCGCGAGCGAGCCATCCGGCCAATCAGCCGGCCTCGAGCGACCCGATCACGGTCAACGAGTTCAACAGCAATGGCAGCCGGAACATCACGCTGGATACCAGTTCCAAAGGCCGGTGGCAGCGTTATTCGAAATATTGGGGCGATGGCTGGGGTGTCTGTCCGGCCCCCGCCATGAAGCTGACGACGATGACCGCTGATAATCGCAGCACCTTCAATACCTATGTCCAGTCGCTTCAGCCGCTGGGCGGCACCTATCACGATGCCGGGATGATTTGGGGCGCGCGGCTGCTCTCGCCAACAGGCCTGTTCGCTGACGAAAATGCGACGGCGCCGAACGAGCGGCCGATCAGCCGCCACATCGTCTTCATGACCGATGGCGCGATGGCGCCGAACATGGGGAACCTGACTTTTCAGGGCTATGAGTATCTGATGCACCGCGTCGGCGGAACGACCGACGGCGAGCTTCGAGATCATCACAACAACCGCTTTCAGCAATTGTGCCGAGCGGCGCGCCAGCGGGGGATCACCATCTGGGTCGTATCCTTCGGGATAGGCAGCGATGCCAGCCTGAACAGCTGCGCTTCCTCCGGCGCGGCGTTCGAGGCCGACAATGCCGCCGAACTCAACGAACAGTTCCAGGCGATCGCACGACAGATTTCCAAGCTGAGGCTGTCGCAATGACCGGCGTCCGCACCCTGCTGCGCCGGCTGCGGCGGAGCGAGCGCGGCACCGCGTTCGTCGAATTCGCGCTGACCGCGCCGGTGTTCCTGCTGATCCTGCTCGGCATCTTCGATTACTGCTGGCAGATGTATGGGCAGCAAGTGCTGCAAGGCGTGGTCGCCAAGGCGGGCCGCGATGCGACGCTGGAAGGCTTTGCCGCCGATCAGGAGGCCCTCGACGATCGGGTCGAGGCCGAGGTGAAGAAGGTCTTCAAGAACGCGACCGTGAGTTTCAACCGCCGCACGTTCGACGATTACAGCGACATCAAGCCGCTGCGCTGGGTCGATACCAACGGCAACGGCGTCCAGGATCCCTCGCCCGACGATTGCTGGGAGGATGGCGGCAAGCAGGGCAATGGCGGCGCCGACGACGTCGTCCAATATACGGTGTCGATGCGTTTCGACCGCGTGCTGCCGGTGTGGAGGATGCTGGGCCAGCCGCAGTCCAAGACGCTGACCTCGACGACGCTGCTGCGCAACCAGCCCTTCGCCGCCGACGGCGAAGTGCTCGCGGAGACGTGCGGATGACCCTGCCCCGCCCCCTTCGTCGCCGGGCGCGGATCGTCGCGCGCCGTTTCGCGCGCAATGTCCGCGGCGCGGTGATGCTCGAAATGGCCTTTGCCATTCCCTTCCTCGTGCTCGTCGGTTTCGGCGGGCTGGAAATCGCCAATCTGACGCTGGCGCACACGCGCGTCAGCCAGCTCGGACTCAACACCGCCGACAATGCGGCGCGTATCGCGGCGGGCAGCAACCTAACGCAGCCGCAGGTGCGCGAGGTCGATATCAACGAAGTGTTCGCGGGCGCCGAGCGGCAGGCGGCGGGCCTGAATTTCGAGAATAACGGCCGCATCATCCTGTCGAGCCTCCAGCGCAACAATGATGGCGGCCAGACGATCAAATGGCAGCGCTGTTTCGGCAATATGGAGGTCGCCTCGGCCTATGGCGTCGAAGGCACCGGCGCGACCGGCACCGATTTCCCAGGCATGGGCCCGGTGGGCCGCGAGGTGACCGCGGCGGCGGGCACGGCGATCATGTTCGTCGAGGTCACCTATGAATATGAGCCGCTGCTGTTCGGCAAATGGCTCGGCCCGCAGACCATCCGTTCGACCGCGGCCTATAATATCCGCGAGGCGCGCGACCTGTCGGGCGTGAAGTCGCCCGGCGACAGGGCCGATTGCGACTGACGGCGCGCACGCCGGCGCGAGTGAAGGCAGCGTCGATCGGGCATTTATTCGCAAAGCTCCGCCTGCTATCGCCCGCGCATCGATGACGGCGACCCATCCCCCCGACAGCCAGCTACGCGGCTTCGTCGCGCTGCTCCCCGCCGCGGCGCGGCCCTATGCGCTGCTCGCGCGTTTCGACCGGCCGATCGGCTGGTGGCTGCTTTACTGGCCCTGCGCTTTCGGCGTCGCGCTGGGTGGCGGGGCGGTGAGCCACTGGCCGCTCTTCCTCTGGCTGCTGCTCGGCGCGATCGCGATGCGGGGGGCGGGCTGCGTCTATAACGACATCGTCGACCGCGACCTCGACGCGAAGGTCGCGCGCACCGCATCGCGGCCGGTGGCGAGCGGCGCGGTGTCGGTGCGCTATGCCCTGCTGTGGACCATAGCCCTGTCGCTGGTGGGATTGCTGGTGCTGCTCCAGCTGCCGCGGCCGGCGCAGATCGTCGCGCTCGCGAGCCTGATCCTCGTCGCGGGCTATCCGTTCATGAAGCGCATTACCTGGTGGCCGCAGGCGTGGCTGGGGCTGGTGTTCAGCTGGGGCGCGCTCGTCGCGTGGGTCGCGGTGGGCGGGCCGGACGGGCTCGGGCTGCCTTTGCTCTATGCCGGCTGCATCGCGTGGGTGATCGGGTATGACACCATTTATGCGCTGCAGGATATCGAGGACGACATGCTGATCGGCGTGAAGTCGAGCGCGCGCGCGATGGGCCACCATGTGAAGGGCGGGGTTGCGATCTGCTACGCCGCCGCGCTCGCCTGTTGGGGCGGCGCCGTCTGGGCTGTGCGCCCCGATTCGCTGGCGCTCGCCGCGCTGTTGCCCGCGGCGGTGCATCTGACCGGACAGGTGGTGACGCTCGAACCCGCGAACGGAGAGGATGCGCTGGCGAAATTCCGCAGCAATCGCTTTGCGGGGTTGTTGGTGTTCGCCGCGATGCTGGTGGTGGGGACGGCGCCCTGATTCGCTCCTCCCTGTGGCGAAGCCATGGGGATGATTATTCCGCCGCGAGCAGTTCCTCGGCGCCGCCGAGGTCGACCGAGACGAGGCGGCTGACGCCGCGTTCGACCATCGTCACGCCGAACAGGCGATGCATGCGCGCCATCGTGACGGCATTGTGGGTGACGATCAGGTAGCGGGTGTTGGTTTCGCGCGCCATGCGGTCGAGCAGGTCGCAGAAGCGTTCGATATTCGCGTCGTCGAGCGGCGCATCGACTTCGTCGAGGACGCAGATCGGCGCGGGGTTGGTGAGGAACAGGCCGAAGATCAGAGCCACCGCGGTCAGCGCCTGCTCGCCGCCCGAAAGGAGCGTCAGCGTGCCGAGGCGCTTGCCCGGCGGCTGCGCCATGATTTCGAGGCCGGCTTCGAGCGGGTCGTCCGAGTCGACGAGTTCGAGATGCGCCTGCCCGCCGTTGAACAGCGTCGTGAAGAGGCGCTGAAAATGCGCGTTCACCGCCTCGAACGCCGCGAGCAGCCGCGCGCGGCCTTCGCGATTGAGACTGCCGATCGAACCGCGCAGGCGGTTCACCGCTTGCGTCAGCTCCTCGATTTCGGCGGCACTCTTCTCGCGTTCGGTGTCGAGTTCGACGAGTTCGTCGGCGGCGACGAGATTGACGGGGCCCAGCCGCTCGCGGTCGGCGATCAGCCGGTCGTGCTGCGCCGATTCGGCGTTGGCGTCGCCGACGCTCGCGCTGTCGAACCCGGCCTTTTGCGGGAGCAGCGGCGGCGGGCATTCGAAACGCTCGCCCGAGAGGCGGCCCATCTCGATCCGGCGGAGTTCGGCATTTTCGGAGCGGGCGACAGCGCCGGCGCGGGTTTCGCGCGCGGCGGCGACGCGCTCGCGGATCGCATTCAACGCGGTTTCGGCCTCGCGCAGCGAGGATTCGGCGGCGCGCTCCTGCGCTTCGGCGGCGGCAACCCTGTCGCGCAGCGCGGCTTGCCGGGTTTCGGCCTCGGCGCGCTGTTCGGCGAGCCTCGCGGGAACGTCGGCGAGCTTGTCGGCTTCGGCCGCGAGCGCCTCGGCGCGCTTGTCCATCTCGGTCACGCGGCGCGCGGCCTCGCCGGCGCGTGCCTTCCAGCTCTTGATCTCGGCGCTGACGACCGCCTGCCGCTCGCTGAGGCTCGCGAGCGTGCGTTCGTGCGCCGCCAGCGCGCCCTGCGCCGTGCTGGCGTCCGCACGCGCGCGCTCGGTCACCTGCTCCTCGGCGTCGAGCGCGGCGCGGGCCAGCCGCTCGTCGGGGAGCGCGGCGAGCGCGGCCTCCTGCGCGGCGAGCGTTTCGGCGGCTTCCCTTGCGGCCTCGGCGATCTCGGCGAGGCGGCGGTCGAAGAGCGCTGCGGCATCGCGGTGCCGATCGAGCGCGGCCTGCGCCTGGTCGGCGGCGCGCAACGCGGTGCGGCGCGTTTCGTCGGCCTGCGCGAGCGCCTTGCGCGCGGCGCCAGCGGCCTCGGCCAGTTCGGCGGTCTTCGCGGCGGCGGCGTCGCGGCGGTCGCGAAGTTCCTGCACGCCGAGTTCGACCTGCGGCCGCTGCGCCGCGAGCGCGTCGAGACGGTTCTGGCGCTGCAGCCGCTCGGTCGCGGTCGCGCCGTCGCCGCGCGTCACGAAGCCGTCCCAGCGGCGCATCACGCCATCGGTGGTGACGAGGCGCTGGCCCACCGCGAGCGGCTGACCGCCATCGCTTGTCGCCACCGCGACCTGCGCGAGGCGGCGCGCCAGCGCGGCGGGGGCCTGGACGAATTTGGCAAGCGATTCGGTGCCCGCGGGAAGCGCGGGATCGCCCTTCGCCGCATCGGCGCCGCCCCAGCTGCGCGCCGCGTCACGGTCGGTCCCGGCATCGAGATCGTCGCCGAGCGCCGCGGCGAGCGCGGCTTCATAGCCGGGCGCGACGCGGAGCTGGTCGAGGATGCGGCCCTCGTCGCTGCGCGCGGCGGCGAGCGCGCGTTCGAGCGTCGACGCCTCGCCTTCCAAGGCGGCGAGCGCGGCGCGCGCCTCTGCCAGCGCCGCTTCGATACCCGCGAGGTCGGCGGCGGTCGCTTCGCGATCGGCCTCGGCGGCGTGCAGCGCATTTTCCGCGGTCGCGATCGCGGCTTCGGCGGCTTCGGCGGCCTCCGCGCTGTCGGCGAGCGTCGCGGCGAGTGCGGCGCTGTCGCCAAGCGAGGCGACCTCGGCATCGACGCGCGCCTTGTCCCCGGCGACGCGGCGCACCGCAGCTTCGGCGCTTTCCACCGCCGAAACGGCGATACGCCGGTCGGCGGCCTCGCTCGCGGCCCTGGCGCGCGCTTGCGCAAGCGCGACCTCGGCATCGCGGAGGCGCGCCTGCGCGGCAAGGCTGGCTTCGGCGAGCGCGGCCTTGCCTGCGCCGTGCCCGGCGATGTCCTGCGCCAGCGATTTGGTTTCGGTGTCGAGCGCGGTCAGCGCGGCATGCGCCTCGCGCGCGAGTTCGCCTTCGTGCGCGCGGTCGTCGGCGATGCGCCGCTGCTGCGTCGCCAGATCTTCGAGCCGCTGGAGCGCGGCGCGTTCCTCGCCCTGCAGCCGCACCTGCGTCGCGGTGGCTTCGGCGAGCGCGTCGCGCTGCGCCTGTGCATCGCTGCGCGCCGCCGCGACGCGGGTGGCGACCTCGGTTTGCGCCTTCGATATGGTTTCGAGCTCGTCCTGCGCGGTTTTCACCGCGGCTTCAGCGGCGTCGGCGTCGCGGCGCGCCTGATCGGCGGCGGCAGCGGCATCACGCCAGCGCGCGTAGATCAGCCGCCCTTCGGCGATGCGGATATCGTCGCTGAGCTTCTTGTATTTCTCCGCCGCGCGCGCCTGCCTGCGCAGCGCGTTGGCGCGCACCTCCATGTCGGCGACGATTTCGGAAAGGCGGGTGAGATTGGTTTCGGTCGCGCGCAGTTTCTGCTCGGCGTCCTTGCGGCGGACGTGCAGCCCGGCGA
This genomic interval from Sphingopyxis chilensis contains the following:
- the ubiA gene encoding 4-hydroxybenzoate octaprenyltransferase, yielding MTATHPPDSQLRGFVALLPAAARPYALLARFDRPIGWWLLYWPCAFGVALGGGAVSHWPLFLWLLLGAIAMRGAGCVYNDIVDRDLDAKVARTASRPVASGAVSVRYALLWTIALSLVGLLVLLQLPRPAQIVALASLILVAGYPFMKRITWWPQAWLGLVFSWGALVAWVAVGGPDGLGLPLLYAGCIAWVIGYDTIYALQDIEDDMLIGVKSSARAMGHHVKGGVAICYAAALACWGGAVWAVRPDSLALAALLPAAVHLTGQVVTLEPANGEDALAKFRSNRFAGLLVFAAMLVVGTAP
- the smc gene encoding chromosome segregation protein SMC → MQIKRLRLTGFKSFVEPTELRIEPGLTGVVGPNGCGKSNLLEAIRWVMGESSPKSMRGGGMEDVIFAGTSSRPARDFAEVALHCDTEGALVAGLSDGGDGDDLEVIRRIERGAGSAYRANGRDVRAKDVALIFADAATGAHSPALVSQGKIANVIAAKPTDRRAMLEEAAGIAGLHVRRKDAEQKLRATETNLTRLSEIVADMEVRANALRRQARAAEKYKKLSDDIRIAEGRLIYARWRDAAAAADQARRDADAAEAAVKTAQDELETISKAQTEVATRVAAARSDAQAQRDALAEATATQVRLQGEERAALQRLEDLATQQRRIADDRAHEGELAREAHAALTALDTETKSLAQDIAGHGAGKAALAEASLAAQARLRDAEVALAQARARAASEAADRRIAVSAVESAEAAVRRVAGDKARVDAEVASLGDSAALAATLADSAEAAEAAEAAIATAENALHAAEADREATAADLAGIEAALAEARAALAALEGEASTLERALAAARSDEGRILDQLRVAPGYEAALAAALGDDLDAGTDRDAARSWGGADAAKGDPALPAGTESLAKFVQAPAALARRLAQVAVATSDGGQPLAVGQRLVTTDGVMRRWDGFVTRGDGATATERLQRQNRLDALAAQRPQVELGVQELRDRRDAAAAKTAELAEAAGAARKALAQADETRRTALRAADQAQAALDRHRDAAALFDRRLAEIAEAAREAAETLAAQEAALAALPDERLARAALDAEEQVTERARADASTAQGALAAHERTLASLSERQAVVSAEIKSWKARAGEAARRVTEMDKRAEALAAEADKLADVPARLAEQRAEAETRQAALRDRVAAAEAQERAAESSLREAETALNAIRERVAAARETRAGAVARSENAELRRIEMGRLSGERFECPPPLLPQKAGFDSASVGDANAESAQHDRLIADRERLGPVNLVAADELVELDTEREKSAAEIEELTQAVNRLRGSIGSLNREGRARLLAAFEAVNAHFQRLFTTLFNGGQAHLELVDSDDPLEAGLEIMAQPPGKRLGTLTLLSGGEQALTAVALIFGLFLTNPAPICVLDEVDAPLDDANIERFCDLLDRMARETNTRYLIVTHNAVTMARMHRLFGVTMVERGVSRLVSVDLGGAEELLAAE